One window of Sphingomonas paeninsulae genomic DNA carries:
- a CDS encoding DUF1109 domain-containing protein — MRTEDLILSLADNIRPVTRGSVPRRITIGLMGGGVVTMTLIVALLGLRPNLDHIMHGFPFWMKWGYTISIFAVAIRATIHLARPDADRPRWLWWLAVPALILASLAAGEMTNAPPGGWTGLWMGQSWRVCSLLVFGFSLPIFAGLMIAFRSFAPTRLRLTGAVAGLAAGGFASTLYGLHCPEASALFVFLWYSLGISMAAGLGALVGPKFLRW, encoded by the coding sequence ATGCGGACCGAAGACCTGATCCTGTCGCTGGCCGACAACATTCGCCCGGTCACTCGCGGCTCGGTGCCACGGCGCATCACGATAGGCCTTATGGGCGGTGGCGTCGTGACGATGACGCTAATCGTCGCCTTGCTTGGACTGCGCCCCAACCTCGACCATATCATGCACGGTTTCCCGTTCTGGATGAAATGGGGCTACACGATCTCGATCTTCGCGGTCGCGATCCGCGCCACGATCCATCTGGCGCGGCCCGATGCCGACCGGCCACGCTGGCTCTGGTGGCTGGCTGTACCGGCGCTGATCCTTGCAAGCCTCGCAGCTGGCGAAATGACCAACGCCCCGCCCGGCGGCTGGACCGGGCTGTGGATGGGCCAAAGCTGGCGCGTCTGCTCGTTGCTCGTGTTCGGATTTTCGCTGCCAATCTTTGCCGGGCTGATGATCGCTTTCCGCAGTTTTGCACCGACACGCCTGCGGCTGACTGGAGCTGTTGCGGGTCTCGCAGCAGGCGGCTTTGCAAGCACGCTCTACGGCCTGCACTGCCCCGAAGCCTCCGCGCTGTTCGTTTTCCTGTGGTATTCGCTCGGCATTTCAATGGCCGCAGGACTCGGCGCGCTGGTCGGGCCAAAGTTTTTACGCTGGTGA
- a CDS encoding sigma-70 family RNA polymerase sigma factor, which produces MRASEDQLRIWMIGGLDGDSAAYTALLDALVPMLRSFFGRRLRGAVDDVEDLVQDTMIAIHTRRASYDRDRLFTAWAYAIARYKMIDHFRRSRVTVPMEGLENILIAEGFENATSARVDVDRLLDDLPAKQAQVIRQTKIEGLSTAEAAERGAISESAVKVSVHRGLLTLAKRLKGDG; this is translated from the coding sequence GTGAGGGCGAGCGAAGACCAGCTCAGGATATGGATGATCGGCGGTCTCGATGGAGACTCCGCCGCCTACACCGCCCTGCTCGATGCGCTCGTGCCGATGCTGCGATCCTTTTTCGGGCGACGCCTGCGTGGTGCCGTCGATGATGTCGAGGATCTGGTGCAAGATACGATGATTGCCATTCACACCCGTCGCGCAAGCTATGACAGGGACCGGCTGTTCACGGCTTGGGCCTACGCGATTGCGCGCTACAAGATGATCGACCATTTCCGCCGGAGCCGCGTTACCGTTCCGATGGAAGGGCTCGAAAACATTTTGATCGCCGAAGGATTCGAGAATGCGACCTCTGCGCGAGTGGACGTCGATCGTTTGCTTGACGATCTCCCCGCAAAACAGGCGCAGGTCATCAGGCAGACAAAGATCGAAGGGCTTAGCACCGCCGAAGCCGCCGAACGCGGTGCGATCAGTGAATCCGCCGTGAAGGTGTCAGTGCATCGCGGCTTGCTGACACTCGCCAAACGTCTCAAGGGCGACGGCTGA
- a CDS encoding BufA1 family periplasmic bufferin-type metallophore: MLKTHATIAAALAVSIALGCAANAQAAKKPMEKCYGVSLAGKNDCKAGAGTSCAGTSKIAYQGNAWKLVPSGTCTTIKTPKGHGSLNPNA; encoded by the coding sequence ATGTTAAAGACCCACGCCACGATCGCCGCCGCTCTGGCCGTCAGCATCGCCCTCGGCTGCGCCGCCAACGCGCAGGCCGCAAAAAAACCGATGGAGAAATGCTATGGCGTCTCGCTTGCCGGCAAGAACGACTGCAAGGCCGGTGCCGGAACCAGCTGCGCCGGTACGTCGAAAATCGCTTATCAGGGCAATGCTTGGAAACTCGTGCCCTCTGGCACCTGCACGACCATCAAGACTCCCAAGGGCCACGGCTCGCTCAACCCAAACGCCTGA
- a CDS encoding DoxX family protein: protein MTQNSETPTNPYARISARIDRAVPSNLLLLVARLGIASIFFLSGRTKVEGLLTITDSARSLFETEYVLPLVPPHIAVYVATYSEHLFPILLVFGLFTRGAAATLLGMTLVIEVFVYPDAWPTHLSWAAILLPLIARGAGRWSLDFLLGID from the coding sequence ATGACGCAAAATTCTGAAACCCCGACCAATCCTTATGCCCGGATTTCCGCCCGGATCGATCGGGCAGTCCCGAGCAACCTGCTGTTGCTCGTCGCCCGGCTCGGCATCGCGTCGATCTTCTTCCTGTCGGGCCGCACTAAGGTCGAGGGGTTGCTGACGATTACCGACTCGGCCCGGAGCCTGTTCGAGACCGAATATGTGCTGCCGCTGGTGCCGCCCCACATCGCCGTTTATGTAGCGACCTATTCCGAACATCTGTTCCCGATTCTGCTCGTTTTCGGCTTGTTCACGCGGGGTGCTGCAGCGACGTTGCTCGGCATGACGCTGGTGATCGAAGTGTTTGTTTATCCTGATGCTTGGCCTACGCACCTGAGCTGGGCTGCTATCCTGCTGCCCCTGATTGCGCGGGGGGCAGGGCGCTGGTCGCTTGATTTTCTGCTAGGCATCGATTGA
- a CDS encoding DUF1993 domain-containing protein, with product MAFTLYSATIPSYLQILASMARLIDKAESFCEVHSLQPDALIEARLVDDMLPFAYQIKSTAVHSIGAIEGVRKGRFAPDNTVPPATFAELRAKIAGTVTAIETLDPDEIETFIGRAMRFEFGDQHIDFLAEDFLLSFAQPNFYFHATTAYNILRLKGVELGKRDFNGRVRKLK from the coding sequence ATGGCTTTCACACTCTACAGCGCCACTATTCCGTCCTATCTCCAAATCCTCGCATCGATGGCGCGACTGATCGACAAGGCCGAAAGCTTTTGTGAAGTTCATTCGCTGCAACCCGACGCACTTATCGAGGCACGGCTCGTCGACGATATGCTGCCGTTTGCATATCAGATCAAATCGACAGCGGTTCACTCGATCGGCGCGATTGAGGGCGTCAGGAAAGGCAGGTTTGCCCCCGATAACACGGTGCCCCCTGCCACCTTTGCTGAATTGCGAGCAAAGATAGCGGGAACGGTTACCGCGATCGAGACACTCGATCCCGACGAGATCGAAACATTCATCGGACGTGCCATGCGTTTCGAATTCGGAGACCAGCATATCGATTTTCTGGCCGAGGATTTCCTTCTCTCCTTTGCCCAGCCCAACTTCTATTTTCATGCAACGACCGCTTACAATATCCTGCGCCTGAAGGGGGTCGAACTTGGCAAGCGCGACTTCAATGGAAGGGTGAGAAAGCTCAAGTGA
- a CDS encoding TetR/AcrR family transcriptional regulator, giving the protein MRQAIKMKPIKHNQGEATRHSILVAAERIFADVGFATARLEDVALAVGIRRPSIIYYFANKQDLYDAVEHDIFESMHAMAPGPAGEHPIDNLLALLDGWLDFLVGRPTAARIIMRLVADTTPRHGDPTRYSNLVLSDIDAIVTDGIASGDFRPMPPMHVVNAVGSSSLFYVCNSRQLGDGRSYAAADPKSLASFRSLLHKLARAAVDPNGGNSK; this is encoded by the coding sequence GTGAGACAAGCAATCAAGATGAAGCCAATCAAGCACAACCAAGGGGAGGCCACGAGGCACTCTATCCTCGTCGCCGCCGAAAGAATTTTCGCCGATGTCGGGTTCGCGACCGCACGGCTGGAGGATGTCGCGCTCGCGGTGGGGATCCGTCGACCGTCGATCATCTACTATTTTGCGAACAAGCAGGATTTGTACGATGCGGTCGAGCACGACATCTTCGAGAGCATGCATGCAATGGCACCGGGGCCCGCGGGAGAGCATCCAATTGATAACCTCCTGGCGTTGCTCGACGGGTGGCTCGATTTCCTCGTCGGCCGTCCAACAGCGGCGCGTATTATCATGCGGTTGGTTGCAGATACCACACCGCGCCACGGCGATCCGACACGGTATTCGAACTTGGTATTAAGCGATATCGACGCAATTGTTACGGACGGAATTGCTTCAGGCGATTTCCGCCCCATGCCGCCGATGCATGTCGTCAACGCGGTAGGATCAAGTTCGCTTTTTTACGTTTGCAATAGTCGGCAACTCGGTGATGGACGCAGCTATGCTGCCGCAGACCCGAAGTCTCTCGCGAGCTTTCGATCTTTGCTTCACAAACTCGCGCGAGCGGCGGTAGATCCGAATGGTGGGAATTCGAAGTAA